In Spirosoma pollinicola, the genomic window ATAGTGTGAATAGGAAAAAACGTCATAATATATTTAACTAAATGAAGAAATGCAACTCGTTAATTGCTTTTTTATCAATGCTTTGCAAGTTGCGGATTGACTTAATCATGGTAAACTAAAATCTATAACGAATGCTATCCGGAGTGCCTATACCAAAAGTTAACTGGTTCTTTTTGTGGACATTCTCAGGTGATGTGCATACTGAAAATCTAGCTAGTATGGATGTGCCTTTGGGTCTTTCGCATCTTTTCCAGTTTAGCTTAATTTGAGCGGAAGGAGATTGAGAGTGAACCTTAGTGGGGCTTACTTCCGCCCAACGACGGGGTCAGCGATTCGGTCGTTCCAAAGGATTAGCCAAAGCGGTCAACCAAATAAAGAATTACCGAAAGCCTGTAAAAAGAAGGCAACTACTCAGTGGAACAAATCACCCGAGAGGTACGCATTTCTTAAAACAACTTTGTACTAGTACCTCCGCAAATAAGGGGTTGAAATTGGATTTGTAATTCAGAGCCCAATCGTTGCAACTTAGAAAAGTGTTAAGTGTATTTAACATTTAATAAATAAACGTTTGCTAAATGATACTTAAGAGCTGTTTAACATTTATTAAACGTCTCTTCAAATAAGGTTTGAGACATCTACAATAGTATGGTCGAGCCGCCCCAATATTCTTCACTGTTTGGCTGCGTTCCCGCGACGGCGTTCGTATCCTCACTGTACGATTTGAAATGAATTAAACTCATGCCGCTCCAGGGTGGACACCCTCAGGCGGTCCCCCTGGAGCGGTTAGTATCATTTAAATCTCCAACTTTACATGAGACTGCCAAAGCTATTCCATGGTCAATGATCTGGCCTTTTACTACCCCAGTTTAAATTTGCGGCTTACCCTAAGAAAAAACTGTTAACTAAATAAAGAGTAGTAGGCAACGATCATCAACACAGGTTTCAGCTTGCAGGAGAACCCCAAGAGCTGTGACCATTTTTAAGTTTTATTTAAGGGTCGATTAGGAATTAAGATAAGTTGCTATATTTCTGTAATTTATCATCTATCTACACTTTCAGTATTATGCGCCAGAAGTCTCCTCAGAAAGACCTCACTATTTTTGCTGTTGCCGGCACTCATGTGGTTATTTTAGGTCTTGATATCAGCGAAAATAAACGGGTTGGCTGTTTGGGATTTGCGGTTAAACGGGAAGATCACGCCAGCCAAGAGATTGTATGGCTGAAGGGAATGAAAACTTTTCAGGAAACTTTTCCCTTTCCTGAACCTGGGGTTCTTGTGTCGAGTCGAGAACACCCATTGCAATCCTTTCAATGGAGTGATTACAGTGTCAAGCCTGACAACCCCTATACCTACACTGTGGTAGCACTCTATGGAACGCCAACTCAATTAAGGGAAGGAGAAACCAACGCTGTCAAAATAAAAACGGAGTCTACTACTAGCAATGTTCACTCTATTTTCTTTAACAATGGGGCAGCTGCCTCGCAAGAATACGCACGTAGATTTCAAAACCGAAAGCCATCCGATGTAGGGCCATTGGCTTACGAGTGGCTTTCACGCGGCCTCTTTGAGGGGCTGATTGCCTTCATTCGACGAGCCTCTGACTCAGACTTTGCTTTGCAGGGAGCCATTTACGAATTTCAGTGGCCTGACGTATTAAGAGCTCTCAAAGCCGCTTCTATTCGAGGGGCCAACGTCGACGTATTATACGATGCCATAGATGGCGACAACGGTCCTCGAAAAAAGAATATAAAGGCTATTCATGAGGCAGACATGGATAAGTTAACCACCCAGCGGTTGAACGGAAAGTTAATGCACAATAAATTTTTAGTACTTACATATAAGACAAAAGCAATAGCGGTTTGGACTGGTTCGACCAACTTAACTGAAAATGGAATATTTGGTCATTCGAATGTCGGGCATATTGTAGAGGACGAAGTAGTAGCAGCTACCTACCTAACTTATTTAACACAACTACGAAATGACCCGAATACCAGCACATCAACGGATTGGTTGGGCACTAACAATCCAGCTCCCCCTAGTCCGTGGAACAAGGATATAACTGTTATTTTCTCACCCCATAAGGGTAGAACCGTACTGGACTGGTATGCAATAGTGGCCAACATGGCTAATAAAGGACTATTCATGACCTTTGCTTTTGGAATGCATAAAAACTTTCAGCAAGTATATGAACAGAATGATGGCGTATTGCGATTTGCGTTAATGGAAAATGAAGGCGTAGGAAGAGGACTGACTCAAGGCAAAATTGATCTGGCTCGCATTAGAAAATTGCCAAATGTGGTATTAGCCCTTGGTAATCGTGTAACTACTAACGTCTTCGACCGATGGCTAAAAGAAATTGACCGTCCATTCCCAGGAGCGCATATATTATGGATACACACAAAATACATGCTCGTTGATCCACTGGGAGATAACCCGATAGTCATTACAGGAACAGCTAATTTTAGCGGAGCTAGTACGGATACAAATGATGAGAACATGCTTGTTATTCGGGACGATAAACGCGTAGCTGATATATATCTCGGTGAATTTATGCGGCTACATAGCCACTATGCCTTTCGAGAGGCCATAAAAATCGTTATTCAGAAGGGAATAAAAGAGGCGGATTGGCAACCGAATTATCTGATTTCGAACGATACCTGGCAACGAGACTATTTTAAATCGACCCATCCCCGTTGTTTACGGCGTTTATATTTTTCGGGCAAATAGTATGTTGAATACCCAACTCTTTTATAAATCGATTTTAGCTCGCTGAGCTAAATGTATATTTCGGCCTAAAGTAGGCCATTCAATACGGCCATGACAGGCCATACATTCCGGCTAAATCAGGCCACCTGTGGATAAGTGTAAGAAGGCCCGTAGTTTGGTTGAGTGACAGATTTCCCCTGACTCTCAGCAGCGACTATGGCTAACCAACGCTTACCCATGTATCAGATCCGACGCATTCTTCAACTTCGTCAGCAAGGCTACAGCAAACGGGCCATTGCTGCCACATTAGCCGTAGCCCGATCTACTGTAGATCAGTATCTGGCCACTATCGAAGGCCATTTTGCCACACTGGACCAAGCCCTCAGCTGGCAGGACGACCAGCTCCATCGTTTATTGGCTCAGCCACTAATCCCCAAAGTGGATCGTATCGGCGATCTCTACGAACGCTTTACCGGCTTTGACGTTCAGCTCAGCAAGCCGGGAGTAACCCGGTTCCTTCTGTGGTCTCTTTACAAGCAGCACAACCCCGACGGGCTTCAGTACACGCAGTTTTGTCTACGCTATAAGCAGTGGTTACAAACGCAGCGGACAGTTATGCATATCGAGCATAAAGCCGGTGATAAACTGTTTGTCGACTATGCCGGCAAGCGCTTGACCGTGATGGATGCTACGACTAATCAGCCCGTTATCTATGAGTTCTTTCTAGCTAGCTAGTATCTCGCCATATATCGGTTACGAGCGGATCATCATACCAGTGACCAACCCGGGCTAGTTTTTTCACTTCATGAAGCATTCTCTCCGAGAGCAAAAATTTAATTTTCCAGTCTTTAAGTACCCAATCTGGATGGTCAATAGCTTCTATGATGGTTCTCATAAGTGGGCTGGATAAAGGAGTAATAAGTTTGTTAGCCAATGTAGTTGCTAATTGGGTACTTGGTTAAAAGTTTCTCTTTTATGGTGTCTTTCTAGTAGCCTAAAATCATTTCATAGATTCCTGTTTGCGAAAAAGCTGGCGCGTGCGTACTTTGCTGGTCTGATTGAGTAGCCAGCCATGTTTAACCCCTAAAAAACCTCCTTTCAGTCGTCTTTTCAGGGGTTAAACGGCTGTCCCCCCTCCGACTGTCGGGGGTACAAAAACCGCTCACTCTGTTCGCTATGATACCCACTGAACCTGTCAAAAAGAAAGGCGGCCGCCCGCCCAACGCCACCAAACGCGACCAGCAAATGACGGTTTTGCTGAGCAAGCTGGAGAAGCTGGCCATCCAAAAACGAGCCGAAAAAGCGGGTCTGAATCTGTCGGATTATGGGCGGCAAATGGTGCTTACGGGCAAAGCCCAGGTACGGCTAACTCCCCAGGAAAATGAGACATTGAACCAGGTCGCCCGGCTGGGGAATAACCTCAATCAGATCGCTCATAAAGCGAACGCCGACGGTATCCGCAGCATCGCCCTAGAAGCCCACCGGCTCTTGCAACAGTTAAGCCAACTTTTAGATAAACCCGCTGATCTATGATTGCCAAGACCAGTATTGGCCGCAGCTTCAAAGGGTGCTGCGCCTACAACATGCAGAAAGTGGAGCTGGGCAAAGGCCAGGTGCTGATGAGTCAGGGCGTGCGGGATTATGCGCTAAACCCGATGGTGGCCGACTTTGTCAGACAGGCCCAGATGAATCCTGAGCTAACGCGCAGCGTCTGGCACACGGCCATCAGCTTTGATCCTAAAGACGAAGCCCGGTTACAGCTGCAACCGCAGTTGATGAAAGACGTGGCCAGCGAGTACCTGACAGGCATGGGTTTGGATCAATCGCAATACGTGGTGATCCAGCACCAGGATACGACCCACAGCCATTTTCATATCATTGCCAACCGGGTGGCCAGCAACGGCCAAACCATCAGCGACAGTCTCAATTACAACCGCTCGGAGAAGCTGCTACGGGAGATCGAGCAGAAGCACAGCCTAACCCTGATGAAGGAGCAAGGCTACCGGCTCAGTCTGGAGCATGTACCGGAGCGGGATCGTTACCGGCTGGAAATGCGCGACGAGGTGCGCCATAGTCTGGCGCGTTCGACCACCAGCGCCGAATTGAAAGCCGACTTAGCCCAGCGTGGTATTGAGATGATCGTGAACCGGGATCAGGCCGGTAAAGCCCGTGGATTGAGCTTCGAGCGAGTGAGCCAGACCGATAACGGGGAGGAAGTTAAGATCGCTTTTAAGGGGTCCAAACTGCACCAGAATCTGAGTTTGGGCCATATTCAAGAGCAGCTCCTAGAAAATAGCCTAAAACGGGCTTTAGGGCTTTCCAGAGAGCAGGAGATAGAAAAGTCTATTGGTCTGGAGAAAGGGTCGCAAATCGAAGATAAACAACTAAAACAGGGCCGTGGCCTGGGTATGTGAGATGGACCAGAATGAATTAATGGGCGAATTGCTGCAATCGCTGATCGAGGAGGTAAAAGGGCTGCAAACTAAACTCGGCCAACTGCCGACTGAGACCCCGCCCGATTACCGGGCCAGTGTCGATGAACTAACCAAAGCGGTGCAGAGCTTACAAAATCAAGCCAAGCCAGCCGCGCCCGGTATTGATCTGAGTCCGCTTACCAGCCGACTCGACCGGCTTGAACAGGCTCATCGTCAATCCCCTGAACGTAAGATGAGTCAATACCTACAGGTGGGGGCTTATGGGTTTGGGTTAATGACGGTCTTGCTGATGGCCGTTACCTGGTTTGCCTTGAGTTGGCGGAGTGAGCGGGATGAGTATGAGCAGGCTTTCGCAGCGGATAATTGGCGAATCCGTTACACCAAGCAGGCCAATCCGGACTACTACAGCTTTATGGAAGCTAAGTTCAAGGACACGGCCATTTATAAGTGGATCGGCGAACAGGAGGAAGCCGATCAAAAGCGAGAATTGGCCCGTGAAGCGGCTGAGCAAGCCAAAGCCCTATCCAGACAGGCGAATGAGTTAGAAGGAAAAGAGATGACAAAGGGGAAGAAAAAAGGATGATGGCTGATTACAAAGCCTTTAGCCACTTTTTTATAGGTCTTTTTCTTTCCCCTTCGTCGGACCGCCGAGCGGTTGTTTTAGACCCAGGCGAGTCAGTAGGTAGCCCGCCACATTCTTTTCGACTTTGACTTTTCCCGTCTGCAACTCGTAGGCAAACTTGTTGACCTCCTGAATTAATTCGGCAGAGTTCATGATCTGATTCACTACATCAGCCCGTTTGATATTCCATTTCTCCAACAGCAGCCGCGTATTCTGGTACTGATTGTCAGATATACCCGTCGGAGTAGATCCCGTTTTGGCCGGTTGATCTTTCAAAGGAAGGACTATGGCTAAGGGTTGGGGTTTTACCGTGAAGGTAACGCTATTGAAGCTTCGGCCCCGCTTCTGAAGTATGTAACCTATCTCTAAGTCAGTACGTTGATTAATTTGCTTAACCGATTCATCAAGCACAAATTTTTTAAACATTGAGAAGGGTTTATATTGTTCATTGCCCTTGTCATCCAGTAAGTGCAACATCTTTTTCAACTCATCCAAACCAAAGGTTGGAGTTTGTCCTTTATCCTTCCATTGGCTACATAGCGCATAAATTCGCTTAGCGTACTTGCTGCCTAGTCGTAAAGCTGCATAGAGTTGAAATGAAGTGAAATTGTCTTTCAGGTCAAATAAATAGGGTTTAATGGGGTTAGCGAATTCAACTTCAATTCGACCTTCACCGAGTACGTAAGCGACTCGTTGGAACATCCAGAGCTGTTCAAGTCGTTTTGGTGTCGATATCTCAAACATGCGACTACCCATCTCTTCAGTAGCTTTCCGCAGGTAGCCATATCTGTATTCCTTGCCTGTTATAGCAGAAAGGTCCTTTACTACAATCTCATAAATCCCATTTTGATTGTCCTTTTTAAGGATTGAGAGCAGATATAAAAATATGTCTAATTGCAACTCTGAGTATTCATATCGAGCTGTTGTAATTGCATTATGTTGACGTACTTCTAAAGCACTATCCATTGACTATCAAAGGTTTATAATAGATAAAACGTTTTGTTCAGTAAATATATAATATTAAAAGAAATACTTTATTAATATTCTTTCTTTTGACAGACTAAACCTTTCTTTTTGACAGACTAAACCTTTCTTTTCACGGACCAAACCTTTCTTTTGACGGACTAAACCTCTTTTTTCACGGACCAAACCTTTCTTTTCGCCTATATATATAGGATAACAAATAGAACAAAGATTACAAATAACACAAAGATTGTGTTGTCAAAAAAAACGGCATTTAGGGAGCTGACGCGAAAAAATATTAAAGGGGAAAGAAAAAGCAGAAAAAAACAAAAACACCAAAAAAGGAAAAATAGCAAGAGGGGCAAACTATAAATTTAGTTAATGGAGGTCTGACTACTAATTTATTTAGCAAAATAACAACGCATAACTAATTGATAATTAGTAAAATAACCATAATTTAGCCCACACTTGAAGTAAATAATTCAAGCCATAAAACAATTGTTTATAGAGTCGTGATTAAACGGATAATGGCTAGTGTTTTTTATTTTTTTCATCTCAATCGTCTCGAAATAAATTAGCTAAGTATGACAAAACAAGATGTAATAAAGCAGGTCAGTGAGGAAACTGGCCTTGATCCGTTTACCAGCCGGTCAGTGATCGAATCCTTTTTCGAAGTAGTGAAAGATGCGCTAATCGATGGCGAACCCATTTATATCCGCACGTTCGGGAGCTTTATCCTCAAACAACGGGCTCAAAAAGTAGGACGCAATATCAGTCAGAATACGGCCGTCACGATTCCGGCCCAGATACTCCCTTCCTTCAAGCCTGGTGCGGAGTTTACCGACCAAGTAAAGGCGCAGCCAATGCTGACCAAAACAAAAAAATAATGTACAAACCGGTCCAAAAAGGGGATGGTGACATGCGGTGTCACCATCCCCTTTTTGGACCTACGAAAATTGTACTATTTTGAGGGTTGTTGTATAAGCTATCTTATGTTAAGAAACTATTCCTAGAATCAACTCCTTTATCTAAGACCCTGTGCATCTCAAAGAAAGGGTCTATTATGCACTCTTTTACTAGCAAGTAACGAATGCCATTACTTGAGCTTCTGAATTTATCTGACCCGATTGTCATCAACTCTATCGTTTGTGCGAAAGGGTATGACAACTATACTTGGTTACATTGTACAAATCAGTCTAAGCTCCTCTTGGCTACTACCCTGAAAAAATTCGAAACTCAGCTGCCAAGCTTCATCCGGGTCCATAAGTCGAGTTTAATTAATCCGACGCACATTGTTCAAATCAAGACTGATCGTCCTCGGCATCTAGTTATTCTCATGAGCAATGGCATGGTGATACCTGTTGCTCGTCGGCGAGCAGAGCACGTGCGTCAACTGCTGGACTAATTAACCTATTGTCTGATGTGAAAACCAGATAACACGATATTCATTAATTCAATGCATGACCGAAGTAAGGGCTCAATCGATAGCTGATATCAACAAAACCCTCCGATCCAATAGTAGCCAAACAGGAATTGCTGTTAAATTATATTTTTTATCAAGCTTTACCATTGAGCTATCCCCATCCACTAAAAACTGCCGCCAAGGCATCTTCTCTTGTTGGAGCGCTCTTAGCCAAGAGTCGGGTATCCAGTACAAGTGGTACAATACTTTCGTACAGGGCAGTCAATTAACTAACTATTAACTAATTACAACGAAGATTTCATTCAAACGGTTTGAGTCTACAACTAGCCAGAGCAAAGAGATAAGATACAACCTATTCCTTACCTACCTAATCTGATCAAAGCAGAAAACTCAGTCTCTTAAAAAGGGATCGGGTTTTCTGCTTTATGACATGCCAAAAATGCTTAGCGTAATTCTTATCGGCAAGCGTATTGTCCTGTTACTAAGTTCAGGCAAACGAGTCTCACCGAAACGGTAAAGAGATCAAAAATTACCATTCAATATATTTATAAACTAAGTATTTATACTATTATTATTTTAGTAACAAAATAAGCCTATTGTGACTATGAACTTAATTAGCAAAATTTTTGGAGGTAAGAGGAACATAAGCCAATCAACGGAAACGGTCTCGAATCCACTTATGAGTAGGCGCTTATCGGAAGCCAGGCAAAGTTTCAAAAACGGCGATTATCAACAGGCTTTATTGCATTGTGAGGAAGTACTAAATCTAGAGCCTATGAATGCTGAGGCCTACCGCATTCGAGGAGTTGCAAGGTATCAACTTAAAGACGCTTTCGGAGCGGCGGAAGATTTGCAGTATTCACTGAAATTCAGCTAATTGGATATAGTGAAAAAGCCCAGATGGGCTAGAGTTGATTTTTTTGCAGCCAGGGCGCAAAAAAATCATCAAATAAGCTGGCATAACTTGTTAAGGAAGTCGGTTTGACTAAATACCCATTCGCTCCCTGGTCAAGAGCTTGTTGCCTTATGGATGGGTTGTCTGAAGTAGAAAGCATTAGAACGGGCAAGGTTTGCCAGGCTGGATTTTGCCGGATACATTTTAAGGTCTCCAGGCCGTTTAAAATAGGCATATTGACATCAAGTACCACTAGCCAATGAGTATTTATATCCTGTCGGATCTGGGCGTTGTAAATCAAATAGTCCAATAATTCTTGTCCATTGGTAAACTCATAAACCGGTAAAGGCCGATGAGCTTGCTCCAACGCTAAACGCAAAAAGTAACGATCATCTTCATCATCATCCACCACAATATAGGAGAGATCATATTTTCGATCCATAGCTATAGCCCCAAAGTCAGTCAGTAAGAAGTCAGCCTAGGTAAAAGGAGGGTAAATTACTTACGTAGCGGTGTATAGTAAGTCTTCCCATTCGTGTTGAAGTTGCTTTATAGGTGGTCCTAAAGGTTTTCCATCAAAGGCCTCCAGGGGAAGTTGACTATAATTTCCCTGTTGATATCGACACTTGATGGAGACCACTTGCCAGCCGTAGCTCACTAAAAAAGTGACTTGATCGAGACAAACTTCAAAATCTGGATTAACATAACTAAACTCAACGTATCGTCGCTGGGGACTAATAGCACCAAAAAGCAGCGTTGTTACCTTTTCCATGGTGTTCCGATGAGAAGCTACTGAACCGTACGACAATAGGCTAGTTACAACAAAGGTATAAGTTCTGCTCAAATCCGGTCTATTCATCCTACCGATAGAGTTCGCTCTGTTGGTATTCTGGTTGGAAAACCGCCGGTTCCCACACGGCATTGTTAATTGCCTTTCTCCACCTTATTTCCTGGAAAAGTTGATTAACATAGGGCTTGTTGTTATTACAGCACAGGATCTTTTATAAGACAAAATGTCTACTGACATAGGGCTGTCAGTAGACGTGTCTTTCTTTGTCCTCCAAAACAAATTTACATACTCCATGACATTGTCCTCAGTCCGAGTCATTACCTCGGATATTAAACGCCTTGTTCGGTTCTATGAGCAGGTCACTGATATGCCAGTGACACAGTATACAGATGACTTTGCTGAGTTGCAGACCCCTTCGGCCACTTTGGCTATCGGTAGCACACGCACCGTACAACTCTTCGGAGGAGATAACGTGGCTAAGGCAGCCGAAAACCACTCGGCTATCATTGAGTTCCGCGTTAATAATGTTGACGCTGAATATGAAAAGCTAGCCAATATCCTTGGTGACAGTGTTGTTCAAAAACCGACTACCATGCCTTGGGGTAATCGCTCGCTACTATTTCGGGACCCGGATGGCAATCTGGTTAACTTCTTCACACCTGTCACGCCAGAGGCCCTTAGAAAGTTTGACGGATAGCACCCCAAACTCTAAATACGTCGTAGATTCTTGTCAAAAGAGAAAAAGTACAAATCTTGGCTACTCTACTCGGTGACTAAGCTTAGTACTTTCTGAAGGCTTCTTGTGTAACTATGCTTATGTTGAGTGAAGAAAATGAGGATATTATCGTGTTGACATCAGCAGTTAATCTCAGCATTATAGTAAATCTATATACCTACTTGAATCAATAATAATCTCTTTCTGTTTCAACTCTAATAAACACTTCACCAACCAATTCCTTCGCCTACATATGCTTCCCGACTACCTAAGTAGCCGCCGAAACAAATCCGTTCCTGTATTAGTCATTGAGGACAATACAGACCATCAATTACTGATTGGCTATAGCTTAAAAGCCAAAGTGCCTCGGGCTAACCCTATTTTTGCCCAAACTGCCCAAGAGGCATTACGTCATTTGCAGTCTACTTGTACAGACCTTGGGACTTTTCCTCAATTGGTCTTACTCGATTTATTTTTACCTGATCTGGCCAAGGGTTGGGCATTACTGACTG contains:
- a CDS encoding helix-turn-helix domain-containing protein, encoding MANQRLPMYQIRRILQLRQQGYSKRAIAATLAVARSTVDQYLATIEGHFATLDQALSWQDDQLHRLLAQPLIPKVDRIGDLYERFTGFDVQLSKPGVTRFLLWSLYKQHNPDGLQYTQFCLRYKQWLQTQRTVMHIEHKAGDKLFVDYAGKRLTVMDATTNQPVIYEFFLAS
- a CDS encoding tetratricopeptide repeat protein; its protein translation is MNLISKIFGGKRNISQSTETVSNPLMSRRLSEARQSFKNGDYQQALLHCEEVLNLEPMNAEAYRIRGVARYQLKDAFGAAEDLQYSLKFS
- a CDS encoding phospholipase D-like domain-containing protein, producing the protein MRQKSPQKDLTIFAVAGTHVVILGLDISENKRVGCLGFAVKREDHASQEIVWLKGMKTFQETFPFPEPGVLVSSREHPLQSFQWSDYSVKPDNPYTYTVVALYGTPTQLREGETNAVKIKTESTTSNVHSIFFNNGAAASQEYARRFQNRKPSDVGPLAYEWLSRGLFEGLIAFIRRASDSDFALQGAIYEFQWPDVLRALKAASIRGANVDVLYDAIDGDNGPRKKNIKAIHEADMDKLTTQRLNGKLMHNKFLVLTYKTKAIAVWTGSTNLTENGIFGHSNVGHIVEDEVVAATYLTYLTQLRNDPNTSTSTDWLGTNNPAPPSPWNKDITVIFSPHKGRTVLDWYAIVANMANKGLFMTFAFGMHKNFQQVYEQNDGVLRFALMENEGVGRGLTQGKIDLARIRKLPNVVLALGNRVTTNVFDRWLKEIDRPFPGAHILWIHTKYMLVDPLGDNPIVITGTANFSGASTDTNDENMLVIRDDKRVADIYLGEFMRLHSHYAFREAIKIVIQKGIKEADWQPNYLISNDTWQRDYFKSTHPRCLRRLYFSGK
- a CDS encoding VOC family protein, producing the protein MTLSSVRVITSDIKRLVRFYEQVTDMPVTQYTDDFAELQTPSATLAIGSTRTVQLFGGDNVAKAAENHSAIIEFRVNNVDAEYEKLANILGDSVVQKPTTMPWGNRSLLFRDPDGNLVNFFTPVTPEALRKFDG
- a CDS encoding HU family DNA-binding protein, encoding MTKQDVIKQVSEETGLDPFTSRSVIESFFEVVKDALIDGEPIYIRTFGSFILKQRAQKVGRNISQNTAVTIPAQILPSFKPGAEFTDQVKAQPMLTKTKK
- a CDS encoding LytR/AlgR family response regulator transcription factor, with product MPLLELLNLSDPIVINSIVCAKGYDNYTWLHCTNQSKLLLATTLKKFETQLPSFIRVHKSSLINPTHIVQIKTDRPRHLVILMSNGMVIPVARRRAEHVRQLLD
- a CDS encoding response regulator — its product is MLPDYLSSRRNKSVPVLVIEDNTDHQLLIGYSLKAKVPRANPIFAQTAQEALRHLQSTCTDLGTFPQLVLLDLFLPDLAKGWALLTDLKKGYPLLPIVVFSSSKDIGIVRQAYELGAHSFLSKPSSLDDWESTFQTLNEYWFNIASLPSRSY
- a CDS encoding relaxase/mobilization nuclease domain-containing protein produces the protein MIAKTSIGRSFKGCCAYNMQKVELGKGQVLMSQGVRDYALNPMVADFVRQAQMNPELTRSVWHTAISFDPKDEARLQLQPQLMKDVASEYLTGMGLDQSQYVVIQHQDTTHSHFHIIANRVASNGQTISDSLNYNRSEKLLREIEQKHSLTLMKEQGYRLSLEHVPERDRYRLEMRDEVRHSLARSTTSAELKADLAQRGIEMIVNRDQAGKARGLSFERVSQTDNGEEVKIAFKGSKLHQNLSLGHIQEQLLENSLKRALGLSREQEIEKSIGLEKGSQIEDKQLKQGRGLGM
- a CDS encoding plasmid mobilization protein, yielding MIPTEPVKKKGGRPPNATKRDQQMTVLLSKLEKLAIQKRAEKAGLNLSDYGRQMVLTGKAQVRLTPQENETLNQVARLGNNLNQIAHKANADGIRSIALEAHRLLQQLSQLLDKPADL
- a CDS encoding replication initiation protein; translation: MDSALEVRQHNAITTARYEYSELQLDIFLYLLSILKKDNQNGIYEIVVKDLSAITGKEYRYGYLRKATEEMGSRMFEISTPKRLEQLWMFQRVAYVLGEGRIEVEFANPIKPYLFDLKDNFTSFQLYAALRLGSKYAKRIYALCSQWKDKGQTPTFGLDELKKMLHLLDDKGNEQYKPFSMFKKFVLDESVKQINQRTDLEIGYILQKRGRSFNSVTFTVKPQPLAIVLPLKDQPAKTGSTPTGISDNQYQNTRLLLEKWNIKRADVVNQIMNSAELIQEVNKFAYELQTGKVKVEKNVAGYLLTRLGLKQPLGGPTKGKEKDL
- a CDS encoding response regulator, with the translated sequence MDRKYDLSYIVVDDDEDDRYFLRLALEQAHRPLPVYEFTNGQELLDYLIYNAQIRQDINTHWLVVLDVNMPILNGLETLKCIRQNPAWQTLPVLMLSTSDNPSIRQQALDQGANGYLVKPTSLTSYASLFDDFFAPWLQKNQL